In Glycine max cultivar Williams 82 chromosome 15, Glycine_max_v4.0, whole genome shotgun sequence, the DNA window ATCCAATAGCTTCCTAATGAAGGGAGTTAACTTTTGTGATGCACACAATCCATTGAGTGTggaatctcattttttttattttctgacctAAAGTTTCACTGTATCTGTCTCTACTTTAGTCAGTTGGTAAAAAGTGAGATAAGCATGATTAAATCATACATTTTTTGTATGAATGTTGGCATAAAAATTAACCACCTGAGTGATAAGATTCGACAAATATTATGTATTTTCTTTCCATCTTCATCTGGTTTTATCTCAACTTTGTCTGTATGCCACTTTCTTTTCATTGAGAAGTGCCTCTTCAAATAAACTATTAGTTGGTCAATACTCTTGGTTTTTTGTTCCAATATATTGCTATtttgaaaagagtttaattttgatgcaTTAtcagtgtaaatattttttatatattctcaactaattagaaatcatcctagaattttaaaataattaatataaaagtcaataatgttttcatAAATGCAATCTACATTTTACATTGTtagtacattttaattaattccttttgaaaatgaaatagagTGTTTGAGATCACTTTGAAATTATGGGAgttattcttttcttctcttggtAATGTTCACTGCCATGTAAGTACATACATCTATACGACTAGAAGCTTCTaactaacaacaacaacaacaacaacaacaacgccttatcccactaggtggggtcggctacatggatcaacttccgccataatgttctatcaagtaccatacttctatccaaaccattaatttcgagatcctttttgataacctctcttatagtctttttgggtcttcctctgcctcgaattgtttgtcttctctccatctggtctactctcctcactacagagtctaccggtcttctcacTACAGAAGCTTCTAACTAACAAACAAGCAAAAACTAAGCATGGTTTGTTTTGTGGCAGTATAACATTCATTTTATTGATTCATTTATTCCAGAATCAAATCTCTTTTAAGTCCGGTCACTTTGTTAacacttgtttttctttgtcaTGATTATGAATGTATACTTGTATTTTTTCATACTATTCATGAATGTATACTTCTTCCTTTGTAGCCTGTTTGTTTAACTCACATGCTATGTTTTACTTGTTTGCAGAATTTGTGTGCAATATGTTTAGATCCTCTGAGTTACCAAAGCAAGGGCAGCAGTCCAGGCCAAGCTATATTCACTGCTCAGTGCTCTCACGCATTCCATTTTGCCTGCATCTCTTCCAATGTCCGCCATGGTAGTGTCACTTGCCCCATTTGCCGTGCCCATTGGACCCAGCTCCCACGCAACCTAAACAACAACCTTGGTCCTTTCACTTCTAGTAACCAAAGTGACCCCATTCTTCGAATCCTCGATGATTCTATTGCTACCTTCCGTGTTCATCGCCGTTCTCTCTTGCGCTCTGCGCGTTATGATGACGATGATCCTGTTGAGCCTGATGAAACACATGAGAGTCCAAAGCTGGGTTTCTCTCTTGTGCCTATTCCACCAAATGCACCAACCGGTTACCATCCAGCTTTGCAAGTGACTAAACATGCCTCATGTCCTTGCCATCTATCCCTTCATCCTCTATCTTGCAGTTCCTCATCACTGTTACAATCTCCGCCCATGCAAACACCTTATATCATGTGTCCCTCTTCCAATAGAGCTTATCTCTCTGTGAAACTGACCCATGAACGTGCCACTGACTTGGTCTTGGTTGCCAGTCCCAATGGACCACACTTAAGGCTTCTCAAACAAGCAATGGCTCTTGTGGTTTTCTCCCTCAGACACATAGACCGCTTGGCCATTGTCACATACTCCTCAGCCGCAGCTCGTGTCTTTCCCTTAAGACGCATGACATCCTATGGAAAGCGCACCGCCCTTCAAGTCATCGACCGTTTGTTCTACATGGGGCAATCGGATCCAGTTGAAGGGTTGAAGAAAGGTATCAAGATACTTGAAGACCGCGTGCACAAGAACCCGGAGTCATGTATCCTGCACTTATCAGATAATCCTACAAGACCATACCATGCAGTAAGCATGGAACTGCCATCTACACCAATTCATAGATTTCATGTGGGGTTTGGCTTTGGCACTTCTAGTGGATTTGTTATACAAGAGTTTGAGGAGTTCTTGGCAAAGATGCTGGGAGGCATTGTGCGCGAAATCCAGCTGAGAATATGTGGGGCTGGGGAGGAAGTTGGCAGTGGCAGAGTCATAAGAATAGGAGAGATAAGAggtggaaaagaaagaaggattcTGTTGGACCTGGGTGATTTCACTCATGTGTATGTGGAATATAGCTACATTGAAGGGGAAATTGATGAATGTGTTAGGAGGACAGGGGAAACTGTTGTAGGTGTTGGAGAACATAAAgatgatgttttagaaaatggtGAGGAAACAGTGAGGGATATGAACACAGGTGGTGGTAGGAGTAGCAGTGTTGAAAGCTGGGACTTTCATGATCCTTACATGGCCAGAAGATGGGCCAAGCATTTGCATGGTTATAGACTTTGAAATTGCAACCATTATTTTACATAGACCAATGCATTTCTGAGGCTATTTTGGTCAAGGCCATCCCTGCTGTCTTCAATTTTTAGCTAGACCTGCAATCGTAtagaatttgaaaaaatagacAATACACAAGATTATTTCTTCACACAaccaagaaaagaaggaaaaagaaaaaggcactgtaaatgatttttctttcaaaaaacttTGGCCAGGGTCCCCATCAGACATATTCTCAATCTGATAATATTgcaattaaatttcttaatagCAAAGCTTAAGTCTCActtgtttatttaatatagttttttttttagcataTTTACAAACCCTCAAGATTTTGCAAATATTCAAgtgtatttgtttatttcttaaatacAGTAGAAACTTCCAATTCAGTAGGAAGTTTGTGCAATCTTTTTGTGGAGGGAATCCACCAAAGAGAAGAAGTGGTGGTGCTCAAGTTGCTTCTTTCAGCCTATTGGAGTTTAGTGGTAAACAAGATAGTTCAAGCTCAATCCATTGTTAAGGTTAAAATAATTGCACTAAAAATTGTCAACGGAAAACTTGAGAGGGGGGGAGTTGCAGAGTGAGAatgaataaaagtaaagaaaaacgTAAGTATTACACCTCAGCCCAGTCATGGCATGAACGaggttttgtttttaaaaaagtgtttCGCAGGAAGAATCACAAGGTTCTTTAGACACTTGTTCACCAATGGATGTGTTTGTTAGGAAAAACTAGATGAAAATGAAAGTTCAAAGGAAAATTCTTTGCCATTCAGTGGTCATTTAGTGTTGATAATAACCTTGTAGTTAATGATTTAGTGCTGTTAATTCATTTGCAAGGACCAATTtgagaaaagagtttttttttaagaatcaaaACATTAATAGAAGAACATTGGCAAAGCCACAAGGAGTGACCAGACCAACACAACAAAACAGATCATGTAGAAGTTGTAACATATAGACGACCCCTTGCCCAAGCCCAATCCCAACCATAAAATTTTAGAGAGCCATGTGCGTTTACCATAGTCGAGTTAAACCATAAAAGATTAATGAGAAAAAGAGTTTAAGTTCTAGAAATTGGAGAAAATGCAATAGACGATGTGGCATATCTACTTACGAATCAAGCTCCTCATATCTAGTagaattgattattttattggtaaatttgaatatttgaaattcAACCAAGAATTGGAAGTGAattgatgaatgatattttgaTGTGCGGAAATGCTATGGATACAACTTCAGCATTATGTTAAGTTAGTAACTAACTGCCCAACTACCTAACCACCAAGGATAGagtaggaaataaaaaatagtaatgtgCAGAAAATGAACATACAGAAA includes these proteins:
- the LOC100785882 gene encoding probable E3 ubiquitin-protein ligase WAVH2 isoform X1, whose amino-acid sequence is MGEGRRRGTSKLREAARKVAVAAAYACGSFSRRKALLDPVSIDTSCSLSATVHFHFPLFLASNSSFVSPSTTKNSSEEVMEETYSCITTNINNELQSKNLCAICLDPLSYQSKGSSPGQAIFTAQCSHAFHFACISSNVRHGSVTCPICRAHWTQLPRNLNNNLGPFTSSNQSDPILRILDDSIATFRVHRRSLLRSARYDDDDPVEPDETHESPKLGFSLVPIPPNAPTGYHPALQVTKHASCPCHLSLHPLSCSSSSLLQSPPMQTPYIMCPSSNRAYLSVKLTHERATDLVLVASPNGPHLRLLKQAMALVVFSLRHIDRLAIVTYSSAAARVFPLRRMTSYGKRTALQVIDRLFYMGQSDPVEGLKKGIKILEDRVHKNPESCILHLSDNPTRPYHAVSMELPSTPIHRFHVGFGFGTSSGFVIQEFEEFLAKMLGGIVREIQLRICGAGEEVGSGRVIRIGEIRGGKERRILLDLGDFTHVYVEYSYIEGEIDECVRRTGETVVGVGEHKDDVLENGEETVRDMNTGGGRSSSVESWDFHDPYMARRWAKHLHGYRL
- the LOC100785882 gene encoding probable E3 ubiquitin-protein ligase WAVH2 isoform X2, encoding MGEGRRRGTSKLREAARKVAVAAAYACGSFSRRKALLDPVSIDTSCSLSATASNSSFVSPSTTKNSSEEVMEETYSCITTNINNELQSKNLCAICLDPLSYQSKGSSPGQAIFTAQCSHAFHFACISSNVRHGSVTCPICRAHWTQLPRNLNNNLGPFTSSNQSDPILRILDDSIATFRVHRRSLLRSARYDDDDPVEPDETHESPKLGFSLVPIPPNAPTGYHPALQVTKHASCPCHLSLHPLSCSSSSLLQSPPMQTPYIMCPSSNRAYLSVKLTHERATDLVLVASPNGPHLRLLKQAMALVVFSLRHIDRLAIVTYSSAAARVFPLRRMTSYGKRTALQVIDRLFYMGQSDPVEGLKKGIKILEDRVHKNPESCILHLSDNPTRPYHAVSMELPSTPIHRFHVGFGFGTSSGFVIQEFEEFLAKMLGGIVREIQLRICGAGEEVGSGRVIRIGEIRGGKERRILLDLGDFTHVYVEYSYIEGEIDECVRRTGETVVGVGEHKDDVLENGEETVRDMNTGGGRSSSVESWDFHDPYMARRWAKHLHGYRL